In one Spirosoma rigui genomic region, the following are encoded:
- a CDS encoding BrxA/BrxB family bacilliredoxin: MYPPHLLVPMREDLTSVGFQELTTAEEVVNTMENAQGTTLVVVNSVCGCAAGAARPGVKAALALSPVKPDQMVTVFAGADLDATAKMREYLLPYPPSSPAIGIFKDGDLVHFIERHHIEGRSAQMIAQHLEMALEEFCSPANA, from the coding sequence ATGTATCCTCCTCATTTGCTTGTCCCGATGCGGGAAGACCTGACCAGCGTTGGGTTCCAGGAACTGACCACCGCCGAAGAAGTGGTAAACACGATGGAAAACGCACAGGGCACCACGCTCGTTGTTGTCAACTCGGTTTGTGGCTGCGCAGCTGGTGCTGCCCGCCCCGGTGTGAAAGCGGCCCTGGCCCTTAGCCCCGTCAAGCCCGATCAGATGGTAACGGTATTTGCCGGTGCCGACCTGGACGCTACGGCAAAAATGCGTGAGTATCTGCTGCCTTACCCGCCCTCCTCGCCTGCCATTGGCATTTTCAAGGATGGCGATCTGGTTCATTTCATTGAGCGGCACCACATTGAAGGCCGGTCGGCGCAGATGATTGCCCAGCACCTCGAAATGGCGCTGGAAGAGTTCTGTTCGCCCG